The genomic region GCGCCAGGCGCGAGGAAGCGGCCTCGAAAATCTGCCGCTCCGAATAGCTCTGCTCGGGAGCGTCGTCCGGGCGGAAGAGGTCGCGGACCACTTCGGCGATCGACGTCAGGTCGCCCGAGTTGATCTTCGCTTCATATTCCTGCGCGCGGCGCGACCACATGGTGCGCTTTACCTTCGGCTTGCCCTTCAGCGTGTCGAGAGCGTCCTTCATCGTCTTGTCGGACGACAGCTTGCGCATCCCGACAGAGTCCGCCTTGTTGACCGGCACCCTCAGCGTCATCTTCTCTTTCTCGAAGCGAAGAACGTAGAGGTCGAGGCGGGTCCCGGCGATTTCCGTGCTCTGCAGTTCTACGACGCGGCCGACACCGTGCTTGGGGTAAACAACATAATCACCGACGTCGAAGCTCAAAGCCTTGGCAGCCATTCGTATACCTTCCTGTCTAACGGCGAACGGAGCCGACACATTGCGTATCGTCCCCCAAAACGACACCTGCCCCTAGGAACAATGGGTCGTGGCTCGTCGCCTGTTAAGGTTCCTGCTGTGGTCGGCCGCTGCGGAACCGCGGCGGCCTCTGTTACGATTTTATATCAGAACTTACCCTAAATTGCGAGTCTGAGCTGCTGCGGTTCATCGAACCTGTCCGCCAGATTGTGGAGACCAAGCCCCAGAAGCCGGATTCCCTTTGGAACGGGCAGCAGCGACTGGAGCAACGACTGCCCGGCCGCGGCGAATTTCGGGAGGTCGGGCACGCCGTCCGGAAAGCTCTTCGAGCGGGTAATCAGGCTGAAGTCGCCATATTTGACCTTGAGCGTGACGGTCCGTCCGACGACCTCCGCCCGCTCGACCCGCGCCCAGGCGTAACCCGCGACCCGCTCAAGCTCGACGGAAAGCCTCTGCGGCTCACTCAAATCTTCGTCGAAGGTCCGTTCGGCGCTGACCGACTTGTACGGCCGGTCCGCCTTCACCTCCCGATCGTCAATGCCGCGGCAGATCCGGTGATACCAGGATCCCGAGCTGCCGAACCGCGCCTCGAGCTCGGGCAGGCTCCATGCCCGCAAGTCCGCGCCGGTCAAGATTCCCAGCGCCTCCATCTTCTTCGCGGTCACCGGCCCGACGCCATGGAAGCGGGCGACCGGGAGGGAAGCGACAAACTCCGCCCCCTGCTCTGGACGGATCACCGTCAGCCCGTCGGGCTTGCGATAGTCGGAGGCGAGCTTGGCGATGAACTTGCAATAGGAGACGCCGGCGGACGCGGTCAGAGCCGTCTCCTCGCGAATCCGGCGGCGGATGTCCTCGGCGACCGCGCGTGCGCTGCCCAGGCCACGGCGGTCCTCGGTCACGTCCAGATAGGCCTCGTCCAGGCTCAACGGTTCCACCAGCTCCGTGTAATCGGCGAAGATCGCGCGGATCTGGTTCGACACTTCGCGATAGGCGTCGAATCGCGGCTTCACGAAGATGAGGTCGGGGCATTTACGCTTGGCGGTGACCGACGGCATCGCCGAGCGTATGCCGAACTTCCGCGCCTCATAGCTTGCTGCCGCGACGACTCCCCGGTGCCCTCCGCCTACCGCGACAGGGAGCCCGCGAAGCGCGGGATTATCGCGCTGCTCCACCGACGCGTAGAAGGCGTCCATGTCGACATGGATGATCTTGCGGAGAGGTCGCTCGTCACTTTGCATCGCAGCAAGCTTCTGATTAAGGGCCAGCGCCATGAACATCCACGAATATCAGGCGAAAGAGCTGCTCGCGAAGTTCGGGGTGCCGGTTCCCGCCGGCCATGCCGCGATGAGCGTCGATGAGGCGGTCGAAGCCGCGAAGAAGCTTCCCGGACCCCTGTGGGTCGTGAAGGCGCAAATCCACGCCGGCGGCCGGGGCAAGGGCAAGTTCAAGGAACTTCCCGAAGGCTCTAAGGGCGGCGTCCGCCTCGCTCATTCGATCGACGAGGTTCGCGAGCATTCCGCCGAGATGCTCGGCAAGACCCTGGTCACCGTTCAGACCGGCCCGGCCGGAAAGCAGGTCCAGCGGCTCTACATCACCGATGGCGTCGATATCGAAAAGGAATTCTACCTGGCCCTCCTGGTCGACCGGGAATCGGGCCGGATTGCCATCGTCGCCTCGACCGAAGGCGGAATGGACATCGAGACGGTCGCTCACGAAACGCCCGAGAAGATCCGAACGATTACAGTCGATCCAGCAACCGGGCTGATGCCGCATCATGGACGCGCGGTCGCCGCCGCGCTGGGCCTTTCAGGCGACCTCGCCAAGCAGTGCGGCAAGACTCTTGCCAAGCTCTACGAGGCCTTCCTCGGCACCGACGCCTCACAGATCGAGGTCAACCCGCTGGCGGTCACCGACAAGGGCGAGCTCCTCGTCCTCGACGCCAAGGTCGGCTTCGACAACAACGCCGAGTTCCGCCACCCGGACCTCGAGCAGCTTCGCGACCTGAGCGAAGAGGATCCGATGGAGATCGAGGCGTCGAAATACGACCTCGCCTACATCAAGCTCGACGGCAACATCGGCTGCATGGTCAACGGCGCCGGCCTTGC from Sphingomonas anseongensis harbors:
- the sucC gene encoding ADP-forming succinate--CoA ligase subunit beta, yielding MNIHEYQAKELLAKFGVPVPAGHAAMSVDEAVEAAKKLPGPLWVVKAQIHAGGRGKGKFKELPEGSKGGVRLAHSIDEVREHSAEMLGKTLVTVQTGPAGKQVQRLYITDGVDIEKEFYLALLVDRESGRIAIVASTEGGMDIETVAHETPEKIRTITVDPATGLMPHHGRAVAAALGLSGDLAKQCGKTLAKLYEAFLGTDASQIEVNPLAVTDKGELLVLDAKVGFDNNAEFRHPDLEQLRDLSEEDPMEIEASKYDLAYIKLDGNIGCMVNGAGLAMATMDIIKLNGAEPANFLDVGGGASKEKVTAAFKIILSDPRVEGILVNIFGGIMRCDIIAEGIVAAAREMDIKVPLVVRLEGTNVQQGKDILASSGLAIIPADDLGDAARKVVAQVKQAVPA
- a CDS encoding CarD family transcriptional regulator; this translates as MAAKALSFDVGDYVVYPKHGVGRVVELQSTEIAGTRLDLYVLRFEKEKMTLRVPVNKADSVGMRKLSSDKTMKDALDTLKGKPKVKRTMWSRRAQEYEAKINSGDLTSIAEVVRDLFRPDDAPEQSYSERQIFEAASSRLARELGAMEQTDEKSALAQILDILNKAAVIHHKPKEEVA
- the dinB gene encoding DNA polymerase IV — its product is MALALNQKLAAMQSDERPLRKIIHVDMDAFYASVEQRDNPALRGLPVAVGGGHRGVVAAASYEARKFGIRSAMPSVTAKRKCPDLIFVKPRFDAYREVSNQIRAIFADYTELVEPLSLDEAYLDVTEDRRGLGSARAVAEDIRRRIREETALTASAGVSYCKFIAKLASDYRKPDGLTVIRPEQGAEFVASLPVARFHGVGPVTAKKMEALGILTGADLRAWSLPELEARFGSSGSWYHRICRGIDDREVKADRPYKSVSAERTFDEDLSEPQRLSVELERVAGYAWARVERAEVVGRTVTLKVKYGDFSLITRSKSFPDGVPDLPKFAAAGQSLLQSLLPVPKGIRLLGLGLHNLADRFDEPQQLRLAI